One Solanum lycopersicum chromosome 4, SLM_r2.1 DNA window includes the following coding sequences:
- the LOC138347887 gene encoding uncharacterized protein isoform X2, whose translation MPPKKATAAQKGKSVAEGTSQTRRVTRARAQSMPGIMLQSESSATPPPPEELRAAAAPVQGTPPAPEAPTSEPPAPQSGAEDRAMRDAVQLLTRLVADQARRHGLGVDHADRSDSLRARDFLSCNPPEFFGSRPQDDPQEFIRQMQRTLRIIKASETESVELATYRLRDVAINWYESWELSRGEGAPPAVWDEFVEAFQGHFLPPEMKRARVDKFLHLKQNGRSVREYSLEFDSLARHAPTIVADMADRVHRYVMGLDRYLIDGCMAVTLQPGMDIARVQAYAQGVEDRHRGRQPDRDYNRGQHKRARSAGYPDEFQSGQSQQHVRFSSQPAQSAPPRFMGRGFDRMGYSEPGQSSRASGSQMGRGLSQSRPPLPRCSRCGKSHPGECRWATGACFSCGRQGHTMRECHLRGSAGGMAQPTGSVAGSSSSVAMRPTGQGIQAPAGRGRGRGGASSSSGPSNRIYALTNRQDQEASPNVITGVDAQFGDPPA comes from the exons atgcctccaaagaaagcgacagccgcccagaagggaaaatcggtagcagaaggtactagtcagacccggagagttactagggcccgtgcccagtctatgcctggtattatgctccagtcggagagctctgctacacccccaccgccagaagagcttagagcagcagcagctccagttcaggggacaccaccagcccccgaggccccaacatctgaacctccagctcctcagtcaggggcggaggatagggccatgagagatgcggttcaattgctgactagattagtggcagatcaggctcgcaggcatggactaggagttgatcatgcggacagatctgatagcttaagggctcgtgacttcttaagttgtaatcctccagagttctttgggtcaaggccacaggatgatccgcaagagtttattcgtcagatgcagcgtacattgaggataatcaaggcttcggagaccgagtctgttgagttggctacgtatcgtttgcgggatgtagctattaattggtatgagtcttgggagttatctaggggtgagggtgcccctccagcggtatgggatgaatttgtggaggctttccagggccacttcctgcctccagagatgaagcgagctagagtcgataaattcttgcatttgaagcaaaatggcaggagcgttcgagagtatagcctcgagtttgattcattggctaggcatgcgcctactattgtggctgatatggcagacagggtacatcgttatgtgatgggattggatcgttatctgattgacggttgtatggcagtgactcttcagccaggtatggacattgctcgggtgcaggcatatgcacagggggtagaggatcggcaccggggacgtcagccagatagagattataatagaggccagcataagagggctagatcagcaggttatcctgacgagtttcaaagcgggcagtctcagcagcatgttagattttcttcccagccagcacagagtgcacccccacgtttcatgggtagggggttcgatcgtatgggatattcggaacctggtcagagctctagggcgtcagggtcacagatgggcaggggtttgagccagtcgaggccacctttgcctcggtgttctcgttgtggtaagtcccatcctggggaatgtcgttgggctacaggtgcgtgtttttcttgcggccgtcagggccatactatgagggagtgtcaccttagaggtagtgcaggtggtatggcacagcctacagggtccgttgctggttcatcttcttctgtggctatgcgccctacggggcagggtattcaggcaccagcaggccgtggtagaggacgtggtggagcttctagttctagcggtccctcaaaccgtatatatgctttgactaataggcaagatcaagaggcgtcacctaatgtgatcacag gtgtagatgcgcagttcggtgatcctcctgcctag
- the LOC138347887 gene encoding uncharacterized protein isoform X1, translated as MPPKKATAAQKGKSVAEGTSQTRRVTRARAQSMPGIMLQSESSATPPPPEELRAAAAPVQGTPPAPEAPTSEPPAPQSGAEDRAMRDAVQLLTRLVADQARRHGLGVDHADRSDSLRARDFLSCNPPEFFGSRPQDDPQEFIRQMQRTLRIIKASETESVELATYRLRDVAINWYESWELSRGEGAPPAVWDEFVEAFQGHFLPPEMKRARVDKFLHLKQNGRSVREYSLEFDSLARHAPTIVADMADRVHRYVMGLDRYLIDGCMAVTLQPGMDIARVQAYAQGVEDRHRGRQPDRDYNRGQHKRARSAGYPDEFQSGQSQQHVRFSSQPAQSAPPRFMGRGFDRMGYSEPGQSSRASGSQMGRGLSQSRPPLPRCSRCGKSHPGECRWATGACFSCGRQGHTMRECHLRGSAGGMAQPTGSVAGSSSSVAMRPTGQGIQAPAGRGRGRGGASSSSGPSNRIYALTNRQDQEASPNVITGILSLFSRSVYALIDPGSTLSYISPFVASRIGIESELIEPFEVATPVGDFVIATRVYRNCSVAIYSRHTVADLIELNMIEFDIIMGMDWLAACYANVDCREKIVRFQFPGESIIEWKGSTVSPKGKFISYLKAGKMVRKGYIYHLIRVYDIKAEAPTLQSVPVVNEFPDVFPEELPGLPPEREIEFTIDVLPDTQPISIPPYRMAPAELKELKEQLRDLLEKGFIRPSTSPWGAPVLFVRKKDGSLRMCIDYRQLNKVTIKNRYPLPRIDDLFDQLQGAKCFSKIDLRSGYHQMRVREADIPKTAFRTRYGHYEFRVLSFGLTNALAVFMDLMNRVFKPFLDMFVIVFIDDILVYSRSEEEHADHLRTVLRVLQH; from the coding sequence atgcctccaaagaaagcgacagccgcccagaagggaaaatcggtagcagaaggtactagtcagacccggagagttactagggcccgtgcccagtctatgcctggtattatgctccagtcggagagctctgctacacccccaccgccagaagagcttagagcagcagcagctccagttcaggggacaccaccagcccccgaggccccaacatctgaacctccagctcctcagtcaggggcggaggatagggccatgagagatgcggttcaattgctgactagattagtggcagatcaggctcgcaggcatggactaggagttgatcatgcggacagatctgatagcttaagggctcgtgacttcttaagttgtaatcctccagagttctttgggtcaaggccacaggatgatccgcaagagtttattcgtcagatgcagcgtacattgaggataatcaaggcttcggagaccgagtctgttgagttggctacgtatcgtttgcgggatgtagctattaattggtatgagtcttgggagttatctaggggtgagggtgcccctccagcggtatgggatgaatttgtggaggctttccagggccacttcctgcctccagagatgaagcgagctagagtcgataaattcttgcatttgaagcaaaatggcaggagcgttcgagagtatagcctcgagtttgattcattggctaggcatgcgcctactattgtggctgatatggcagacagggtacatcgttatgtgatgggattggatcgttatctgattgacggttgtatggcagtgactcttcagccaggtatggacattgctcgggtgcaggcatatgcacagggggtagaggatcggcaccggggacgtcagccagatagagattataatagaggccagcataagagggctagatcagcaggttatcctgacgagtttcaaagcgggcagtctcagcagcatgttagattttcttcccagccagcacagagtgcacccccacgtttcatgggtagggggttcgatcgtatgggatattcggaacctggtcagagctctagggcgtcagggtcacagatgggcaggggtttgagccagtcgaggccacctttgcctcggtgttctcgttgtggtaagtcccatcctggggaatgtcgttgggctacaggtgcgtgtttttcttgcggccgtcagggccatactatgagggagtgtcaccttagaggtagtgcaggtggtatggcacagcctacagggtccgttgctggttcatcttcttctgtggctatgcgccctacggggcagggtattcaggcaccagcaggccgtggtagaggacgtggtggagcttctagttctagcggtccctcaaaccgtatatatgctttgactaataggcaagatcaagaggcgtcacctaatgtgatcacaggtatattatcactattctcccgaagtgtgtatgcattgatagacccaggttccaccttatcatatatatctccctttgttgctagtaggatcggaatagagtctgagttgatagaaccatttgaggtagctacacctgtaggagattttgtcatagctacgcgagtatataggaattgttcagtagctatatatagtcgtcataccgtagcagatctaatagagttaaatatgattgagtttgatattatcatgggcatggattggttggctgcttgttatgctaatgttgattgcagagaaaagatagttcgatttcaatttccaggggaatcgattatagagtggaagggaagtaccgtatcgccgaaaggtaagttcatttcatacctcaaggccgggaagatggttagaaaaggctatatttaccatctgattcgggtgtatgacataaaggcagaggcaccgactcttcaatcagtcccggtagttaatgaatttcctgatgtattccccgaggaacttccaggccttcctccagaacgggagatagagtttactatagatgtactgccagatacccagcctatatctatacctccttatagaatggcacctgctgagttgaaagaattgaaagagcaattgagggatttgctagaaaagggcttcatcaggcctagtacctcaccttggggagcaccagtactgtttgtgaggaagaaggatgggtcgctgcggatgtgcattgattataggcagttgaacaaagtaacaataaagaacaggtatcccctcccaaggattgacgatctatttgaccagttgcagggtgcaaagtgtttttcaaagatagacttgcggtcaggttatcatcagatgcgggtaagggaggcagatattccaaagacagcattccggacccgatatgggcattatgagtttagagtgctgtcttttgggctgactaatgctctagcggtattcatggatttaatgaatcgagtatttaaaccattccttgatatgtttgttattgtatttatagacgatattctggtctattcacgttcagaagaggagcatgcagatcatttaaggacggtacttagggtgcttcagcactag